Genomic DNA from Prunus persica cultivar Lovell chromosome G1, Prunus_persica_NCBIv2, whole genome shotgun sequence:
TTTAGAAGGACCAGTAAATAGACGAATCTgttgattttgaaattaaagttTTATGATCATGGTCCAAGTTTTTGTGGTTTCCCATGATATCTTTATTTCACACGGCTTGCTGCTATCATTTAAACTTTATCACATTTCGTTGGCATCTGCATAGTAGCTTGCGCCAATGtatctgtcttttgctttcgTTACAGATATGATGTTTGTCTTTTGGCATTGGTTGATATGGTCATGATTGTTCATATAAACCAGTTCCACCCTTAGCAGTCAACCAACTGAATTTGCTTACTTTAGTGGATTACACAATCATTGTTAGTCAGAAAAATAGAACTATGTGATACATGTAAAGAGAAATGTAGATAAAAGGAATTTGGGCGATGACCAACTCCAGTGAGTGAGGTGTCTTTTGTTTAAAATAGTTGATGCCTCATTTAGTTCTCATGTCTGTCAATGTAGCAAGTAGTGCAAGCTAAGCCACTCTCCATATGCTGCTATAGACTTAATTCTGGTGTTAGCTTCAGCATTGTCACTTTGATCTCTATCGCGATCAAGTTTCAAAGCAGACGTACAATTTGAAATGTTTTCTCATTGCAGGAGGTTACCTCAATTCTTATAGCAGATGGAGTCTCCAGTGAAAAAATACTGAAGAATTTCTGACTAAACCATCAAAATCGATTGTTGTATCATTAGTACTGAGGGACAGTGTATTGATTTGTTCCCCACTGCTGAGGATAGATTATCCTAAgcttggaaaaagaaaataaatacaattttGAGATTCTGACTTGCAAGCATCTTTGTAGTTTGTATGTCAAAATTGTTAATGATCGCTCCCAGAGGATAGAATTATGTATGTCAAAATTGTTAATGATCGCTCCCAGAGGAtagaattataaaattttagcTTCGACATGGAAGGAACTTGCAAGTCAACTTGTTCTGAACTTTTAAATGATATTAGCCAATTTTTGTATTGATATCAGAAAGTCCGGTAAACTGATTTTAAAGGCTGTAACGTCACATAGACGATTTAGATACATGTCTAGACGTCAATCTACAAGTTTTCTTTGGTGTAGTCACATTTCTAAAACACTTAATAAGATCTAAATTTCCTTTCGGAGGAAAAAGAATTCCACTGTgacaatttcaaataaaatccaaCTCGTTATTGGAATATGTTAAGAAAGAACAGGCATCTCAATTCAAGTGACAAGTTAGGGTACAAATTCAGGCAACGTTACACAATTTAGTTTTCTGCAATCAAGAATTGAAACAAAGTAAACAAGACCAATACACTGAAGTGCTAACCCGCATTTTAAAAGATAAGCCTACTAATTTTATCCTCGTGGGCATCATTGTAGTTGTTATCAGTTGCATTTCCTTTAGCATCTTCTATGTGCTTTCCATTGGGCTCAGGATCTCTGTCCTCATCTAAGTGATGGTAACGATGTTTGTGGTGATGATGGCAATGGTGGCCACTTCTCTTGTGCCTCAACTGTTTACCTGCTTCGTCATGGTTATCATCTGATGACTTTCCTAAAGATCTGCTCCTTCTGTCGTGTAAGTGGGAATCAGAGTCTGCTGACCTAGAATCAACACTAGGTGATCTTGATCGCCTATGACGTTTACGGTGTTTTGCGTGCCTTTTCCTTCTAACATCACCATCCTCATAACTTGAAGAATCAGGAGAAAGGGATCTCAACTGTCGGTGGCGTTTGTGGTGCTTAGAATGACCCCTTCGGATTCTTCTCTCATCCTCATCACTGTAAGAACCAGAAGAATCTGAATCTGACCTCTGATGGCGCCTGTGGTGCTTC
This window encodes:
- the LOC18789645 gene encoding protein FAM133A, which produces MDTRRFMQLVEEKKKRALEKKEAPLKWEQKLEAAAKAKADAEAKERKLKSSKHKRRSVSVSDNDSDTDSSDGRRKSSKRTHKKHKKHAHSDTSDSEKRKEKKSKRKPKRHSSSSSDEGSDEYESDYEGNRKRKKRNHKRHRHHDSRSDSGASNSSSDDDIETVKRSHSKHHRRHQRSDSDSSGSYSDEDERRIRRGHSKHHKRHRQLRSLSPDSSSYEDGDVRRKRHAKHRKRHRRSRSPSVDSRSADSDSHLHDRRSRSLGKSSDDNHDEAGKQLRHKRSGHHCHHHHKHRYHHLDEDRDPEPNGKHIEDAKGNATDNNYNDAHEDKISRLIF